The following nucleotide sequence is from Lacinutrix sp. Hel_I_90.
TCAAATAAATAGAAATGTCAGCAAAAAGCAAACCTATAGCCCCACACCTCATACCAAAGCGAATGCTTTCGCTTGATGCCTATAGCACTTGGTTGGGAATAGAGATTTTAGAATGCACCATCGGTCACTGTAAAGTAGCAATGACCATTAGAAAGGACATGCTCAACAGTATGAACAAAGCACATGGTGGTATTAGTTATTCTTTAGCAGATACCGCTTTCGGATTTGCAGCCAACACGCATGGTAAATATGCAGTGTCCATAGAAACGTCTATCAATCATATTGAAGCATTAAACGAAGGTGATTATATCGTAGCAGAATCTGTAATAGAAAAAGTAAATAATAAGTTAGGTTTTAATATTATTGAAGTCAAACGAGGAGACGAATTAGTAGCACTTTTTAAAGGTGTTGTCTATCGCACTCAAAAGGATTGGGAAGAAAATTAAATTCAGAAAATATGAAATGGCAAGGTAGAAGACAGAGTGGTAACGTTGAAGATCGACGTGGCATGAGTGGCAAAGGGAAACTGGCAGCAGGAGGAGGTCTTGTTGCTGTTGTAGTTATTCTTTTACAACTTT
It contains:
- a CDS encoding hotdog fold thioesterase, whose protein sequence is MSAKSKPIAPHLIPKRMLSLDAYSTWLGIEILECTIGHCKVAMTIRKDMLNSMNKAHGGISYSLADTAFGFAANTHGKYAVSIETSINHIEALNEGDYIVAESVIEKVNNKLGFNIIEVKRGDELVALFKGVVYRTQKDWEEN